From the genome of Proteus vulgaris, one region includes:
- the ureG gene encoding urease accessory protein UreG, translating to MQEYNQPLRIGVGGPVGSGKTALLEVLCKAMRDTYEIAVVTNDIYTQEDAKILTRAEALDADRIIGVETGGCPHTAIREDASMNLAAVEELAMRHKNLDIVFVESGGDNLSATFSPELADLTIYVIDVAEGEKIPRKGGPGITHSDLLVINKIDLAPYVGASLEVMEADTARMRPVKPYVFTNLKEKVGLETIIDFIIDKGMLRR from the coding sequence ATGCAAGAATATAATCAACCACTCCGTATTGGTGTTGGTGGCCCTGTTGGATCAGGAAAAACGGCACTGTTAGAAGTTCTTTGTAAAGCAATGCGTGACACTTATGAAATCGCGGTTGTCACTAACGATATTTATACTCAAGAAGATGCCAAGATCTTAACGCGTGCTGAGGCATTAGATGCGGATCGTATTATTGGTGTTGAAACGGGCGGTTGTCCTCATACAGCTATTCGTGAAGATGCATCAATGAACCTTGCTGCGGTTGAAGAATTAGCAATGCGCCACAAAAATCTAGATATCGTTTTTGTGGAAAGTGGCGGTGATAACTTAAGTGCAACATTTAGCCCAGAGCTTGCTGATTTAACTATTTATGTGATTGACGTGGCTGAAGGGGAAAAAATTCCACGTAAAGGTGGCCCCGGTATTACACACTCAGATCTATTAGTCATTAATAAAATCGATCTGGCACCTTATGTTGGCGCATCATTAGAAGTGATGGAAGCAGACACAGCAAGAATGCGTCCAGTGAAGCCTTATGTTTTCACAAATCTAAAAGAAAAAGTCGGCTTGGAAACTATTATCGATTTTATCATTGATAAAGGCATGCTAAGACGCTAA
- a CDS encoding urease accessory protein UreF has product MLADLRLYQLVSPSLPVGSFTYSQGLEWAIEKGWVCCPQTLTAWLSTQMTGTLATLELPILRRLQENLAQAKMSEVKHWCDFIVASRETKELRQEERQRGIAFARLLPQLDIELDETLQACVKQTQLMAFALAAVKWNISSEKLCCAYAWGWLENTVMSGVKLIPLGQSAGQKILFTLAEQIPVIVEQSAHWPTEDIGSFTPAQIIASSRHETQYTRLFRS; this is encoded by the coding sequence ATGCTTGCAGATCTACGCTTATATCAATTAGTCAGTCCTTCTTTACCTGTGGGATCGTTTACTTATTCTCAAGGGTTAGAGTGGGCAATTGAAAAGGGGTGGGTTTGTTGTCCTCAAACGTTAACGGCTTGGCTAAGTACTCAAATGACAGGCACTTTAGCAACGTTAGAACTCCCTATTTTACGGCGATTACAAGAAAATTTGGCACAAGCCAAAATGAGTGAAGTGAAGCATTGGTGTGATTTTATTGTCGCAAGTCGTGAAACTAAAGAGTTGCGACAAGAAGAGCGCCAACGAGGTATTGCTTTCGCTCGTTTACTTCCTCAATTAGATATTGAGTTAGATGAAACCTTACAAGCCTGTGTAAAACAGACACAACTGATGGCATTTGCGTTAGCTGCTGTGAAATGGAATATTTCCTCTGAAAAATTATGTTGTGCTTACGCTTGGGGTTGGCTTGAAAATACGGTGATGTCAGGAGTAAAACTGATCCCTTTAGGGCAAAGTGCAGGACAGAAAATATTGTTTACATTAGCAGAGCAGATCCCTGTGATTGTTGAGCAATCCGCACATTGGCCCACTGAAGATATTGGGAGTTTTACACCGGCGCAAATTATTGCCAGTAGTCGCCATGAAACACAATACACTCGACTTTTTCGTTCATGA
- a CDS encoding urease subunit gamma, whose translation MELTPREKDKLLLFTAGLVAERRLARGLKLNYPEAVALISCAIMEGARDGKTVAQLMSEGRTVLTAEQVMEGVPEMIKDIQVECTFPDGTKLVSIHDPIV comes from the coding sequence ATGGAATTAACACCAAGAGAAAAAGATAAATTACTGCTTTTTACAGCGGGTCTTGTTGCTGAAAGACGTTTAGCGAGAGGGCTGAAGCTTAATTATCCTGAAGCGGTTGCATTGATTAGTTGTGCCATTATGGAAGGTGCTCGTGATGGTAAAACTGTTGCCCAGTTAATGAGTGAAGGACGCACTGTTTTAACGGCAGAGCAGGTGATGGAAGGGGTACCAGAAATGATAAAAGACATTCAAGTAGAGTGTACATTCCCTGATGGTACAAAACTTGTTTCTATCCATGATCCTATTGTGTAG
- the ureE gene encoding urease accessory protein UreE gives MKRFTQLIDKQKALEISTPEQPALTLCLTMDERTKSRLKVTLSDGQEAGLFLPRGTVLKEGDILLAEDNTLVTIEAAKEQVSTVYSEDPLLLARVCYHLGNRHVPLQIEAGWCRYFHDHVLDDMAKGLGANVVVGLEKYQPEPGAYGGSSGGHHHH, from the coding sequence ATGAAAAGATTTACTCAACTTATTGATAAACAAAAAGCACTTGAAATATCAACACCAGAGCAACCGGCTCTTACTCTGTGCTTAACGATGGATGAAAGAACCAAAAGCCGTTTAAAAGTCACATTAAGTGATGGGCAAGAAGCTGGGCTATTTTTACCCCGTGGTACGGTGTTAAAAGAGGGCGATATTTTACTGGCAGAAGATAATACGCTAGTCACAATTGAAGCCGCAAAAGAGCAAGTTTCTACGGTATATAGTGAAGATCCACTGTTATTGGCTCGGGTTTGTTATCACTTAGGTAATCGTCATGTTCCATTACAAATTGAAGCTGGCTGGTGTCGCTATTTTCACGATCATGTTTTAGATGATATGGCGAAAGGCCTAGGGGCAAATGTCGTTGTTGGTTTGGAAAAATATCAACCTGAGCCGGGTGCTTATGGTGGATCGTCTGGTGGGCATCATCATCACTAA
- a CDS encoding urease subunit beta: protein MIPGEIRVNQTLGDIELNAGRETKTIQVANHGDRPVQVGSHYHFYEVNDALKFEREGTLGFRLNIPAGMAVRFEPGQSRTVELVAFAGKREIYGFHGKVMGKLESEKK from the coding sequence ATGATACCCGGTGAAATTAGAGTTAACCAAACGTTAGGTGATATTGAGCTTAATGCTGGCCGAGAGACAAAAACAATACAAGTTGCTAATCATGGTGATAGACCTGTACAGGTGGGTTCTCATTATCATTTCTATGAAGTAAATGATGCGTTGAAATTTGAGCGAGAAGGCACATTGGGTTTTCGTTTAAATATTCCAGCAGGTATGGCGGTTCGTTTTGAACCTGGTCAAAGCCGTACAGTTGAATTAGTGGCTTTTGCAGGAAAACGTGAAATTTATGGTTTCCATGGCAAAGTGATGGGTAAATTGGAGAGTGAGAAAAAATGA
- the mtgA gene encoding monofunctional biosynthetic peptidoglycan transglycosylase, whose amino-acid sequence MTLVRKLKKLLIILIALWLLIVVLFSFLPVPFSAVMIQRQISAWSEFDFSYVSHSTWVGEKEIAPAMYLAVIASEDQNFPKHWGFDFDAIEKVFKKNHNGGKTLRGASTISQQTVKNLFLWDGRSWIRKGLEAGMTPVVELIWSKKRILTVYLNIVEFGDGIFGVEQASQHYFRKPAKQLTQQEAALLAAVLPNPHIYHVNKPSAYVLKRQQWILNQMRLLGGITFLKKNDLS is encoded by the coding sequence ATGACACTGGTGAGAAAGTTAAAGAAACTATTAATTATTCTAATTGCTTTATGGCTGTTAATAGTTGTGCTATTTTCTTTTTTACCAGTGCCTTTTTCTGCTGTTATGATCCAAAGACAAATTTCTGCTTGGAGTGAGTTTGATTTCTCTTATGTGTCTCATTCCACTTGGGTTGGTGAAAAAGAGATAGCACCAGCGATGTATTTAGCGGTTATTGCTTCTGAAGATCAAAATTTCCCCAAACATTGGGGCTTTGATTTTGATGCTATTGAGAAAGTTTTCAAAAAAAATCATAACGGCGGGAAAACATTGCGGGGTGCATCGACAATTTCTCAACAAACGGTCAAAAACCTTTTTTTATGGGATGGCCGTAGTTGGATAAGAAAAGGGCTTGAAGCAGGCATGACGCCTGTTGTTGAACTCATCTGGTCAAAAAAACGTATTTTAACGGTATATCTAAATATTGTTGAGTTTGGTGATGGGATCTTTGGTGTAGAACAGGCCTCCCAACATTATTTTAGAAAGCCTGCTAAACAACTAACTCAACAAGAAGCGGCGCTATTAGCTGCAGTTTTACCTAATCCCCACATCTATCACGTCAATAAACCTTCAGCTTATGTCTTAAAACGGCAACAGTGGATCTTAAATCAAATGCGATTATTAGGTGGAATCACTTTTTTAAAGAAAAATGATTTGTCATAA
- a CDS encoding YraN family protein has protein sequence MIFSKSPYFLGLYYEQKALKYLRQQGLILIERNVRYPCGEIDLIMQEKRTWVFVEVRFRRNILFGDAISSITTSKRRRLWRTARCWLAQRQESIETSDCRFDICAFNQRQLIWLKNILDYTEFIR, from the coding sequence ATGATTTTTTCTAAAAGCCCTTATTTTTTAGGGCTATACTATGAGCAAAAAGCGCTAAAATATTTACGCCAACAAGGATTAATATTGATTGAGCGTAATGTCCGATATCCCTGTGGAGAAATTGATCTTATTATGCAGGAAAAGAGGACATGGGTATTTGTTGAGGTTCGTTTTAGACGTAACATCTTATTTGGTGATGCAATAAGCTCTATTACCACCTCAAAACGGCGTCGCTTATGGCGTACAGCAAGATGTTGGTTAGCACAACGCCAAGAAAGCATCGAGACATCAGACTGTCGTTTTGATATTTGTGCATTTAATCAACGCCAGCTAATATGGTTAAAAAACATTCTCGATTATACGGAATTTATTCGTTAA
- a CDS encoding urease accessory protein UreD, which translates to MSDFSGKGWLAEIVLRYEVKRGMTRLTEKRHVGPLMVQRPFYPEQGIAHTYLLHPPGGVVGGDKLLINIDVQSEAHALLTTPGATKFYRSAGGVAHQIQTLKVAPNGFLEWLPQENIFFPEARAHLETHIHIASTAKFIGWEIQCFGRPVLNEWFENGSVKGRFNFYIDEKLTLTESLFVNGLQNKAAAMREFPMLGSLYIYPTSDELKNVIQQCVEAFSASYNPVIEYGLTDVDGILVLRLLGSQTEPMMACFAQVWQTVRQHWLGYCPEPPRIWAT; encoded by the coding sequence ATGTCTGACTTTTCAGGGAAGGGTTGGCTTGCTGAAATCGTTTTACGTTATGAAGTAAAACGCGGAATGACACGTCTTACAGAAAAACGCCATGTCGGCCCACTAATGGTTCAGCGTCCTTTTTATCCTGAGCAAGGTATTGCACACACTTATTTACTCCATCCTCCAGGTGGGGTAGTTGGTGGTGATAAGTTATTGATCAATATTGATGTTCAATCTGAAGCTCATGCATTGCTTACCACGCCTGGTGCAACCAAGTTTTATCGTAGTGCGGGTGGCGTGGCTCATCAAATTCAAACATTAAAGGTCGCCCCGAATGGATTTTTAGAGTGGCTTCCTCAGGAGAATATCTTTTTTCCTGAGGCGCGAGCACATCTAGAAACGCATATTCATATTGCATCGACTGCCAAATTTATTGGTTGGGAAATTCAATGTTTTGGCCGCCCAGTTTTAAATGAATGGTTCGAAAATGGCAGTGTTAAAGGACGTTTTAATTTTTATATTGATGAAAAGCTGACATTAACAGAATCGCTTTTTGTTAATGGTTTACAAAATAAAGCGGCCGCAATGCGCGAATTTCCCATGTTGGGTTCGCTTTATATTTATCCTACATCTGATGAATTAAAAAATGTTATTCAACAATGTGTTGAGGCTTTTTCAGCCTCTTACAACCCTGTTATCGAATATGGTTTAACCGATGTAGACGGTATTTTAGTTTTACGGTTATTAGGTTCACAAACAGAGCCGATGATGGCGTGTTTTGCTCAAGTTTGGCAAACCGTCAGACAACACTGGTTAGGGTATTGCCCAGAGCCGCCTCGTATATGGGCGACATAA
- the elbB gene encoding isoprenoid biosynthesis glyoxalase ElbB — protein MKSIAVILSGCGVFDGSEIHESVLTMLALSQNNAEVHYFSPNDLQPTVINHITGEEKSEKRNMMEESSRISRGKISPLSDAKAENFDAVIIPGGFGAAKNLCNFATKGSECEINKDLLRFVQAMHQQKKPLGLICIAPVMLPKMLNAPVKLTIGNDVATVSAIEKMGGVHIDCPVDDIVVDEEYRVVTTPAYMLAQSIAQAQVGIEKLVKKVLEMA, from the coding sequence ATGAAATCAATTGCGGTAATTTTAAGTGGCTGTGGTGTGTTTGATGGAAGCGAAATCCATGAATCAGTGCTAACAATGCTTGCTTTGAGCCAAAATAATGCTGAGGTTCATTATTTTTCACCTAATGATTTACAACCAACTGTAATTAATCATATTACAGGTGAAGAAAAATCAGAAAAAAGAAATATGATGGAAGAATCTTCACGTATTTCTCGTGGAAAAATATCCCCTTTATCAGATGCAAAGGCCGAAAACTTTGATGCAGTCATTATTCCTGGTGGTTTTGGTGCTGCGAAGAATTTATGCAACTTTGCCACTAAAGGGAGTGAGTGTGAAATTAACAAAGATCTCTTAAGATTTGTCCAAGCTATGCATCAACAGAAAAAACCATTAGGGTTAATCTGTATTGCTCCCGTTATGTTACCGAAAATGTTAAATGCTCCAGTTAAATTAACAATCGGAAATGATGTTGCGACGGTCAGTGCTATTGAAAAAATGGGGGGCGTCCATATAGATTGCCCTGTTGATGACATTGTTGTTGATGAAGAATATCGAGTAGTAACCACTCCTGCATATATGCTTGCACAGTCTATTGCTCAAGCACAGGTAGGTATTGAGAAATTGGTTAAGAAAGTCCTTGAAATGGCTTAA
- the ureC gene encoding urease subunit alpha, with protein sequence MKTISRQAYADMFGPTTGDRLRLADTELFLEIEKDFTTYGEEVKFGGGKVIRDGMGQSQVVNAECVDVLITNAIILDHWGIVKADIGIKDGRIVGIGKAGNPDVQPNVDIVVGPATEVVAGEGKIVTAGGVDTHIHFICPQQAQEGLVSGVTTFIGGGTGPVAGTNATTVTPGIWNMHRMLEAVDELPINVGLFGKGCVSQPEAVREQIEAGAIGLKIHEDWGATPMAIHNCLNVADEMDVQVAIHSDTLNEGGFYEETVKAIAGRVIHVFHTEGAGGGHAPDVIKSVGEPNILPASTNPTMPYTINTVDEHLDMLMVCHHLDPSIPEDVAFAESRIRRETIAAEDILHDMGAISVMSSDSQAMGRVGEVILRTWQCAHKMKLQRGTLEGDTAESDNCRIKRYVAKYTINPALAHGIAHEVGSIEKGKLADLVLWDPAFFGVKPALIMKGGMVAYAPMGDINAAIPTPQPVHYRPMYACLGKAKYQTSMVFMSKAGIDAGVPEKLGLKSLIGRVQGCRSVTKASMIHNSYVPHIELDPQTYIVKADGVPLVCEPATQLPMAQRYFLF encoded by the coding sequence ATGAAAACTATCTCACGTCAAGCTTATGCAGATATGTTTGGCCCAACAACAGGCGATCGTCTGCGATTAGCCGATACAGAGCTTTTTCTTGAAATTGAAAAAGATTTCACCACTTATGGTGAAGAGGTTAAATTTGGTGGTGGTAAAGTTATTCGTGATGGCATGGGGCAAAGCCAAGTTGTCAACGCCGAGTGTGTTGATGTGCTTATCACTAACGCCATAATTTTAGATCATTGGGGTATCGTAAAAGCGGATATCGGTATTAAAGATGGCCGTATTGTAGGTATCGGTAAAGCGGGTAATCCGGATGTACAACCTAATGTGGATATTGTTGTAGGGCCAGCCACAGAAGTGGTTGCGGGTGAAGGTAAAATTGTTACCGCTGGTGGTGTTGATACTCATATTCACTTTATCTGTCCTCAACAAGCACAAGAAGGTTTAGTCTCTGGTGTGACTACTTTTATTGGTGGTGGTACAGGGCCAGTTGCTGGAACGAATGCAACTACAGTAACACCAGGTATTTGGAACATGCACCGCATGCTAGAAGCCGTTGATGAATTGCCTATCAATGTGGGGTTATTTGGTAAAGGTTGTGTGAGTCAACCTGAAGCGGTTCGCGAGCAAATTGAAGCGGGTGCTATTGGTCTAAAAATTCACGAAGACTGGGGTGCAACGCCAATGGCAATTCACAATTGCCTTAATGTTGCCGATGAAATGGATGTGCAAGTCGCTATTCACTCTGACACCTTAAATGAAGGTGGTTTTTATGAAGAAACTGTAAAAGCGATAGCAGGCCGTGTGATCCATGTTTTCCACACAGAAGGTGCAGGGGGGGGACACGCACCAGATGTGATTAAATCAGTGGGTGAGCCGAATATTTTACCTGCTTCAACAAATCCAACAATGCCTTATACCATTAATACGGTAGATGAACATCTCGACATGTTGATGGTTTGTCATCACCTTGATCCTTCTATTCCTGAAGATGTGGCCTTTGCTGAATCTCGTATTCGTCGTGAAACTATTGCAGCGGAAGATATTTTACATGATATGGGTGCTATTTCTGTTATGTCGTCAGACTCACAGGCAATGGGGCGTGTAGGTGAAGTTATTCTTCGTACTTGGCAATGTGCGCACAAAATGAAATTACAACGCGGCACATTAGAAGGTGACACTGCTGAAAGTGATAACTGTCGCATTAAACGCTATGTGGCGAAATACACTATCAATCCTGCTTTAGCGCATGGTATTGCACATGAAGTGGGTTCTATTGAAAAAGGGAAGTTGGCTGATCTGGTTCTATGGGATCCCGCTTTCTTTGGTGTGAAGCCCGCATTGATCATGAAAGGTGGCATGGTGGCTTATGCACCAATGGGGGATATTAACGCAGCTATTCCAACGCCTCAGCCTGTGCATTATCGCCCAATGTATGCTTGTTTAGGTAAAGCGAAATATCAGACGTCGATGGTCTTTATGTCGAAAGCGGGGATCGATGCAGGTGTACCTGAAAAATTAGGCTTAAAGAGCTTAATTGGTCGTGTCCAAGGTTGTCGTAGCGTGACAAAAGCATCGATGATCCACAATAGCTATGTGCCACATATTGAGCTAGATCCACAAACCTATATTGTGAAAGCCGATGGTGTGCCATTAGTGTGTGAACCTGCGACACAATTACCGATGGCACAACGCTATTTCCTCTTTTGA
- a CDS encoding AraC family transcriptional regulator, producing MEYKHILSSNQMSLKTFYIENPMIAMVSGAKGTICINGQTIDVSTHLTLIIPKYSQVSCDIVNQFTHKSIELHTLVLCETELQSVFSLLKPLIKSSSPLTSHLPAYHLSTPEVVKSNFGILKQCLPLPHGSPSQETMFMQQCLFFILMAVYQEGIDILNIFRFNYDEPKNQAITHLITQDPQRKWHLEDVAKTLFTTPSTLRRHLNKEGVSFCQLLLDVRMGIALNYLTFSNYSVFQISHRCGFGSNAYFCDAFKRKYGITPSQFRIQSREANDPSAITKLSEKIAEPDRKIFQTL from the coding sequence ATGGAATACAAACACATTCTGTCCTCTAACCAAATGTCTTTAAAAACGTTTTACATCGAAAACCCGATGATAGCGATGGTTAGTGGCGCAAAAGGTACAATTTGCATCAATGGACAAACTATTGATGTATCAACCCATTTGACTCTTATTATTCCCAAATATAGCCAAGTTTCCTGTGATATTGTTAATCAATTCACCCATAAATCGATTGAGCTACATACCCTCGTTTTATGCGAAACAGAGCTTCAATCTGTCTTTTCTTTATTAAAGCCTCTAATTAAATCAAGCTCTCCACTAACAAGCCACCTTCCGGCTTATCATTTATCCACACCAGAAGTGGTAAAAAGCAACTTTGGCATACTCAAACAGTGCCTACCGCTACCTCATGGTTCTCCCTCTCAAGAAACCATGTTTATGCAACAGTGTCTGTTTTTTATTTTGATGGCGGTATATCAAGAAGGCATCGATATATTAAATATCTTCCGATTTAATTATGATGAACCCAAAAATCAGGCAATTACGCATTTAATCACACAAGATCCACAACGAAAATGGCATTTAGAAGATGTGGCAAAAACGCTATTTACCACCCCATCAACACTGCGTCGTCATTTAAATAAAGAAGGGGTTTCATTTTGCCAATTATTATTAGATGTTCGAATGGGGATTGCCTTAAATTATCTAACATTCTCTAATTATTCTGTCTTTCAAATCAGCCATCGTTGTGGCTTTGGTAGTAATGCCTATTTTTGCGATGCTTTTAAACGTAAATACGGTATCACACCATCACAATTTCGAATTCAGTCTCGAGAGGCTAATGATCCTTCTGCGATAACGAAATTGTCAGAAAAAATTGCAGAGCCAGATAGAAAAATATTTCAAACGTTATAA
- the dolP gene encoding division/outer membrane stress-associated lipid-binding lipoprotein encodes MKLLPITAVLCSALLLQGCIGAAVVGTAAVAGKTATDPRSLGQQVDDGTLEARVSGALNKNEQIKKSNSRIVATAYQGNILLTGQSPDMSVANTAKQVASKVEGVNNVYNEVRQGEPVTLGTASSDTWLTTKVRSQILGSDSVKSSSVKVITENGEVFLFGILTRQEGAAVAKIASETKGVVKVTTAFTYLN; translated from the coding sequence ATGAAATTGCTTCCTATCACTGCAGTGCTATGTTCTGCACTTTTACTGCAAGGTTGTATCGGCGCAGCGGTTGTCGGCACTGCCGCAGTTGCGGGTAAAACTGCAACCGATCCTCGCTCATTAGGGCAACAAGTTGACGATGGTACATTGGAAGCACGTGTTTCTGGTGCTCTAAACAAAAACGAACAGATCAAGAAAAGCAATTCACGTATCGTAGCTACAGCTTATCAAGGCAATATTCTGTTAACAGGTCAAAGCCCTGATATGTCTGTTGCGAATACTGCAAAACAAGTTGCAAGTAAGGTTGAAGGCGTAAATAACGTCTACAACGAAGTTCGCCAAGGCGAGCCTGTGACATTAGGTACAGCATCTTCAGATACATGGTTAACAACCAAAGTTCGCTCTCAGATTTTAGGCAGTGATTCAGTAAAATCTTCTTCTGTAAAAGTGATCACTGAAAATGGTGAAGTGTTCTTATTTGGTATTCTGACTCGCCAAGAAGGGGCTGCGGTTGCAAAAATTGCCAGCGAAACCAAAGGTGTAGTAAAAGTAACTACTGCATTTACTTACCTTAACTAA
- the diaA gene encoding DnaA initiator-associating protein DiaA, with product MLDRIKVCFTESIQTQIAAAEALPDAISRAAMMMVQSLLNGHKILSCGNGSSAATAQRFAASMIHRFETERPSLPALSLNTDSVVMTAIMGNQQHDEIYAKQVRALGQAGDVLLAISTHGNSRSIIKAVEAAVTRDMTIVALTGYDGGELAGLLGPQDVEIRIPSQRTVRIQEVQMLTVNCLCDLIDNTLFPHQDD from the coding sequence GTGCTTGATAGAATCAAAGTCTGCTTTACAGAGAGTATTCAAACTCAAATTGCAGCAGCAGAAGCATTACCAGATGCCATTTCCAGAGCCGCCATGATGATGGTTCAATCTTTGTTAAACGGCCATAAAATATTAAGCTGTGGAAACGGTAGCTCAGCAGCAACAGCACAGCGATTTGCCGCAAGCATGATCCATCGTTTTGAAACAGAGCGCCCAAGCTTGCCCGCATTATCGTTAAACACAGATAGCGTTGTGATGACTGCAATTATGGGGAATCAGCAGCACGATGAAATCTATGCAAAACAAGTGCGTGCATTAGGACAAGCTGGAGATGTGCTACTTGCTATCTCAACTCACGGTAACAGCAGAAGTATTATTAAAGCCGTTGAAGCCGCTGTTACACGAGATATGACCATTGTTGCATTAACAGGTTATGATGGCGGAGAGCTTGCCGGATTATTAGGTCCTCAAGACGTTGAAATTCGTATTCCATCTCAACGCACCGTCAGAATACAGGAAGTTCAGATGCTAACAGTCAATTGTCTCTGTGATTTAATTGATAATACATTATTCCCACATCAGGATGACTAA